From the genome of Ctenopharyngodon idella isolate HZGC_01 chromosome 23, HZGC01, whole genome shotgun sequence, one region includes:
- the ythdf3 gene encoding YTH domain-containing family protein 3 isoform X2 gives MSATTVDQRPKGQGNKVQNGSMHQKDAVNDDDFDNYLSSQTNQSNSYPPMSDPYMPSYYAPSIGFPYSLGEAAWSTAGDPPMPYLTTYGQMSNGEHHFIPDGVFSQPGALGNTPPFLSQHGFNFFPGNADFSTWGTSGSQGQSTQSSAYSSSYGYPPSSLGRAIADGQAGFGSDTQLSKVPGLSSIDQGMAGLKLGSDMSAVTKTVGSPLGGTPGMSSMAANSMPPVSSSAPKPTSWAAIARKPAKPQPKLKPKPNMGLGSGATIPPPPIKHNMNIGTWEDKGSITKPPLAQQMLPPQPLVQQQLLAQPQPMLQSPLPPQPQHQQLQLQSPQHPQQLPPGPPHPHHHSQPGPPQPLHPSQVQNPPPQNRWVAPRNRGTTFNQNIGMENFGLGTGVPMSSSPSSGEVHPVLEKLKALNNYNPKDFDWNLKNGRVFIIKSYSEDDIHRSIKYSIWCSTEHGNKRLDGAYRSLGAKGPLYLLFSVNGSGHFCGVAEMKSTVDYNAYAGVWSQDKWKGKFEVKWIFVKDVPNNQLRHIRLENNDNKPVTNSRDTQEVPLEKAKQVLKIIATFKHTTSIFDDFAHYEKRQEEEEAMRRERNRNKQ, from the exons AGTAATAGCTACCCACCAATGTCTGATCCCTACATGCCCAGCTATTATGCTCCCTCTATCGGATTCCCTTACTCCTTGGGAGAGGCTGCTTGGTCCACCGCGGGAGACCCACCTATGCCGTACCTGACCACATATGGACAGATGAGCAATGGTGAGCATCACTTCATTCCCGATGGAGTCTTCAGCCAGCCTGGTGCTTTAGGCAACACGCCCCCTTTTCTCAGCCAACACGGATTTAACTTCTTTCCCGGAAATGCAGACTTTTCCACCTGGGGCACCAGTGGTTCTCAGGGACAGTCTACACAGAGCTCAGCGTATAGCAGCAGTTATGGATATCCCCCGAGCTCGTTGGGCCGGGCCATTGCTGATGGACAGGCCGGATTCGGCAGTGACACGCAACTTAGTAAAGTTCCAGGGCTCAGTAGTATCGATCAGGGAATGGCCGGGCTCAAGCTTGGCTCCGACATGTCGGCAGTTACAAAGACagtcgggtctcctttaggaggGACGCCGGGTATGAGTAGCATGGCTGCCAACAGCATGCCTCCTGTCAGTTCCTCCGCGCCAAAACCTACGTCGTGGGCGGCCATCGCAAGAAAACCCGCGAAACCACAGCCCAAGCTGAAGCCAAAGCCTAACATGGGTTTGGGAAGCGGCGCCACGATTCCTCCTCCTCCGATAAAGCATAACATGAACATTGGTACCTGGGAGGACAAAGGCTCCATCACCAAACCCCCTCTTGCTCAACAGATGCTGCCCCCTCAGCCGTTGGTGCAGCAGCAACTCTTGGCCCAACCTCAACCCATGCTGCAGAGTCCATTGCCTCCTCAACCCCAACATCAGCAGCTCCAGCTACAATCTCCTCAGCACCCTCAGCAGCTGCCTCCAGGTCCTCCCCACCCTCACCATCACTCGCAACCAGGTCCTCCGCAGCCCCTGCACCCATCTCAGGTGCAGAATCCCCCACCCCAAAATCGGTGGGTGGCCCCTCGGAACCGAGGAACCACGTTTAACCAGAACATTGGCATGGAGAACTTTGGCCTTGGGACGGGAGTCCCCATGAGCTCGTCACCTTCTTCCGGCGAGGTTCACCCCGTGCTGGAGAAGCTCAAGGCCCTCAACAATTACAACCCCAAAGACTTTGACTGGAACTTGAAAAACGGACGGGTCTTCATCATCAAGAGCTACTCTGAGGACGACATCCACCGCTCCATCAAGTACTCCATCTGGTGCAGCACAGAGCACGGAAACAAGCGCCTAGACGGCGCCTACCGCTCGCTCGGTGCCAAAGGTCCACTGTACCTGCTCTTTAGCGTCAACGGCAGCGGACACTTCTGCGGCGTGGCTGAGATGAAGTCAACCGTGGACTATAACGCCTATGCCGGCGTCTGGTCCCAGGATAAGTGGAAGGGCAAGTTTGAGGTAAAATGGATCTTTGTTAAGGACGTGCCCAATAACCAACTGAGGCACATTCGCTTAGAAAACAATGACAACAAGCCTGTCACCAACTCCAGGGACACTCAGGAAGTGCCCCTAGAGAAGGCAAAGCAAGTGCTTAAAATTATTGCAACTTTCAAGCATACCACCTCAATCTTTGACGATTTTGCACATTACGAAAAGCGgcaggaggaagaggaagcaATGCGAAGG GAGCGAAATAGAAATAAACAGTAG
- the ythdf3 gene encoding YTH domain-containing family protein 3 isoform X1 yields the protein MSATTVDQRPKGQGNKVQNGSMHQKDAVNDDDFDNYLSSQTNQSNSYPPMSDPYMPSYYAPSIGFPYSLGEAAWSTAGDPPMPYLTTYGQMSNGEHHFIPDGVFSQPGALGNTPPFLSQHGFNFFPGNADFSTWGTSGSQGQSTQSSAYSSSYGYPPSSLGRAIADGQAGFGSDTQLSKVPGLSSIDQGMAGLKLGSDMSAVTKTVGSPLGGTPGMSSMAANSMPPVSSSAPKPTSWAAIARKPAKPQPKLKPKPNMGLGSGATIPPPPIKHNMNIGTWEDKGSITKPPLAQQMLPPQPLVQQQLLAQPQPMLQSPLPPQPQHQQLQLQSPQHPQQLPPGPPHPHHHSQPGPPQPLHPSQVQNPPPQNRWVAPRNRGTTFNQNIGMENFGLGTGVPMSSSPSSGEVHPVLEKLKALNNYNPKDFDWNLKNGRVFIIKSYSEDDIHRSIKYSIWCSTEHGNKRLDGAYRSLGAKGPLYLLFSVNGSGHFCGVAEMKSTVDYNAYAGVWSQDKWKGKFEVKWIFVKDVPNNQLRHIRLENNDNKPVTNSRDTQEVPLEKAKQVLKIIATFKHTTSIFDDFAHYEKRQEEEEAMRRVSAAFCHSSQ from the coding sequence AGTAATAGCTACCCACCAATGTCTGATCCCTACATGCCCAGCTATTATGCTCCCTCTATCGGATTCCCTTACTCCTTGGGAGAGGCTGCTTGGTCCACCGCGGGAGACCCACCTATGCCGTACCTGACCACATATGGACAGATGAGCAATGGTGAGCATCACTTCATTCCCGATGGAGTCTTCAGCCAGCCTGGTGCTTTAGGCAACACGCCCCCTTTTCTCAGCCAACACGGATTTAACTTCTTTCCCGGAAATGCAGACTTTTCCACCTGGGGCACCAGTGGTTCTCAGGGACAGTCTACACAGAGCTCAGCGTATAGCAGCAGTTATGGATATCCCCCGAGCTCGTTGGGCCGGGCCATTGCTGATGGACAGGCCGGATTCGGCAGTGACACGCAACTTAGTAAAGTTCCAGGGCTCAGTAGTATCGATCAGGGAATGGCCGGGCTCAAGCTTGGCTCCGACATGTCGGCAGTTACAAAGACagtcgggtctcctttaggaggGACGCCGGGTATGAGTAGCATGGCTGCCAACAGCATGCCTCCTGTCAGTTCCTCCGCGCCAAAACCTACGTCGTGGGCGGCCATCGCAAGAAAACCCGCGAAACCACAGCCCAAGCTGAAGCCAAAGCCTAACATGGGTTTGGGAAGCGGCGCCACGATTCCTCCTCCTCCGATAAAGCATAACATGAACATTGGTACCTGGGAGGACAAAGGCTCCATCACCAAACCCCCTCTTGCTCAACAGATGCTGCCCCCTCAGCCGTTGGTGCAGCAGCAACTCTTGGCCCAACCTCAACCCATGCTGCAGAGTCCATTGCCTCCTCAACCCCAACATCAGCAGCTCCAGCTACAATCTCCTCAGCACCCTCAGCAGCTGCCTCCAGGTCCTCCCCACCCTCACCATCACTCGCAACCAGGTCCTCCGCAGCCCCTGCACCCATCTCAGGTGCAGAATCCCCCACCCCAAAATCGGTGGGTGGCCCCTCGGAACCGAGGAACCACGTTTAACCAGAACATTGGCATGGAGAACTTTGGCCTTGGGACGGGAGTCCCCATGAGCTCGTCACCTTCTTCCGGCGAGGTTCACCCCGTGCTGGAGAAGCTCAAGGCCCTCAACAATTACAACCCCAAAGACTTTGACTGGAACTTGAAAAACGGACGGGTCTTCATCATCAAGAGCTACTCTGAGGACGACATCCACCGCTCCATCAAGTACTCCATCTGGTGCAGCACAGAGCACGGAAACAAGCGCCTAGACGGCGCCTACCGCTCGCTCGGTGCCAAAGGTCCACTGTACCTGCTCTTTAGCGTCAACGGCAGCGGACACTTCTGCGGCGTGGCTGAGATGAAGTCAACCGTGGACTATAACGCCTATGCCGGCGTCTGGTCCCAGGATAAGTGGAAGGGCAAGTTTGAGGTAAAATGGATCTTTGTTAAGGACGTGCCCAATAACCAACTGAGGCACATTCGCTTAGAAAACAATGACAACAAGCCTGTCACCAACTCCAGGGACACTCAGGAAGTGCCCCTAGAGAAGGCAAAGCAAGTGCTTAAAATTATTGCAACTTTCAAGCATACCACCTCAATCTTTGACGATTTTGCACATTACGAAAAGCGgcaggaggaagaggaagcaATGCGAAGGGTAAGCGCAGCTTTCTGCCACTCTTCACAATAG